From a region of the Fischerella sp. JS2 genome:
- a CDS encoding reverse transcriptase domain-containing protein → MTRIVQEFLDLSNFQRAWEKVAENRGCAGVDGETIDSFASNQTLNIYQLRDAVANGIYQPRPCKQVIIPKKKNGSQRELKIPTVRDRIVQQALLNVLYPVIEQKFSPASFAYRPNLSYLNAVEKVADWRDSGYCWVLDADVVKFFDNIDHQRLLKEVRLHVDHPGILCLIKSWISVGILTESGVVLPKKGIPQGAVISPMLANIYLDEFDRVISSSDLKLVRYADDFLILSQTQERILSAYSEVSNLLDSMGLMMHTEKTQITNFERGFRFLGHGFLENAIFPVNVKDEKLKSGIEKLEKNKGKKKSQAWVRGKKRGSCDVR, encoded by the coding sequence ATGACCAGAATTGTTCAAGAATTTCTCGATTTAAGTAACTTTCAACGTGCTTGGGAAAAGGTAGCAGAAAATCGAGGTTGTGCAGGTGTAGATGGGGAAACTATTGATAGTTTTGCCAGTAATCAGACGCTGAATATTTATCAGTTGCGAGATGCTGTTGCTAATGGCATTTATCAACCTCGTCCTTGCAAGCAAGTAATAATTCCTAAAAAAAAAAATGGCAGTCAGCGAGAATTAAAAATACCCACAGTCCGGGACAGAATTGTTCAGCAAGCGTTATTGAATGTGCTTTACCCTGTAATTGAGCAGAAATTTTCCCCGGCTAGTTTTGCTTATCGTCCCAATCTTTCCTATTTAAATGCTGTTGAGAAAGTCGCCGATTGGCGAGATAGTGGTTACTGTTGGGTTTTAGATGCTGATGTCGTTAAATTTTTTGATAATATCGATCATCAAAGGTTATTAAAAGAAGTTAGATTACACGTCGATCATCCAGGAATTTTATGTTTGATTAAATCTTGGATTTCTGTTGGGATATTAACAGAATCAGGAGTAGTATTACCAAAAAAAGGTATCCCACAAGGAGCCGTTATTTCGCCGATGCTGGCTAACATTTATCTGGATGAATTTGACCGGGTGATATCTTCATCAGATTTAAAGTTGGTGCGCTACGCTGATGATTTTTTAATTTTATCCCAGACTCAAGAGCGAATTTTATCAGCTTACTCAGAAGTCTCTAATCTTCTTGATTCTATGGGATTGATGATGCATACTGAGAAAACCCAAATTACTAATTTTGAGCGGGGGTTTCGGTTTTTAGGTCATGGCTTTTTAGAGAATGCCATATTTCCTGTAAATGTTAAAGATGAAAAGCTGAAATCTGGAATAGAAAAGCTAGAAAAAAATAAAGGTAAAAAAAAGTCTCAAGCTTGGGTCAGAGGAAAAAAAAGAGGAAGTTGCGACGTTAGATGA
- the cas1 gene encoding CRISPR-associated endonuclease Cas1: MAAIYLIEQGTNIYKDYQRFIIHVSEKPKLEILIREVQQILVFGNIQLSTPVLQVCLQEQIPVLFLSQNGRYHGHLWSEESTHLDNQVIQIERRNDDYFQFSVSKAVVLGKLMNSKQLLMRFNRKRKLEDVEKAIYGINQDIDALEYVDELDALRGYEGIAAARYFPAFGKLITNSAFSFSQRFRQPPIDEVNSLLSFGYTLLFNNVLSFIIAEGLSPYIGNFHYGERQKAYLAFDLMEEFRSPIVDSLVLNIINHSLVKPKDFDVVASTGGVYLSQSARKVFLKQFENRMNEEVSHPDLISQVTYRHAIQLQVRRYKRCLLSGVPYESFLRAG; encoded by the coding sequence ATGGCAGCTATATATTTAATTGAACAAGGGACAAATATCTATAAAGACTATCAACGTTTTATTATTCATGTCTCAGAAAAGCCCAAACTTGAAATCCTGATTCGGGAAGTACAGCAAATTCTCGTATTTGGTAATATTCAACTATCTACTCCTGTACTTCAAGTCTGCTTACAAGAACAAATTCCAGTATTATTTCTCAGCCAAAACGGTAGATATCATGGTCATTTGTGGAGTGAAGAATCTACTCATTTGGATAATCAGGTAATCCAAATTGAAAGACGTAATGATGATTATTTTCAATTTAGTGTATCTAAAGCTGTTGTTTTGGGTAAGTTAATGAATTCCAAGCAGTTGTTAATGCGATTTAATCGAAAACGCAAATTAGAAGATGTGGAAAAGGCTATTTATGGCATTAATCAAGATATTGATGCCTTGGAATATGTAGATGAGTTGGATGCATTGCGTGGTTATGAAGGGATTGCTGCTGCTAGATATTTTCCAGCTTTTGGGAAGTTGATTACTAATTCTGCTTTTAGTTTCTCCCAGAGATTTCGTCAACCTCCTATTGATGAGGTGAATTCTTTATTGAGTTTTGGTTATACACTTTTGTTTAATAATGTGTTGAGTTTTATTATTGCGGAAGGACTTTCTCCATATATAGGTAATTTTCATTATGGTGAGAGGCAAAAGGCATATTTAGCTTTCGATTTGATGGAGGAATTTCGATCTCCTATTGTTGATAGTTTGGTTTTAAATATTATTAACCATTCTTTAGTTAAACCGAAAGATTTTGATGTGGTTGCTAGTACGGGAGGGGTGTATTTAAGCCAATCTGCGCGAAAAGTTTTTTTGAAACAATTTGAAAATCGGATGAATGAAGAAGTTTCTCATCCAGATTTAATATCTCAAGTGACATACAGACATGCGATTCAGTTACAGGTGAGAAGATATAAACGTTGTTTGTTATCTGGAGTTCCCTATGAATCTTTTTTAAGGGCAGGTTAA
- the cas2 gene encoding CRISPR-associated endonuclease Cas2: MLVLVVYDIPDDKRRTKLSNFLEGYGRRVQFSVFECFLSLEEMRQLFEKSKKLVIPSQDNVRFYWISEEAVSRVLTIGGQEPAAPPKYYVI; encoded by the coding sequence ATGTTAGTGCTTGTTGTATATGATATTCCTGATGATAAAAGGCGGACTAAGTTATCCAATTTTCTAGAGGGTTACGGGCGAAGAGTACAGTTTTCTGTGTTTGAATGTTTTTTAAGTTTGGAGGAAATGCGGCAACTTTTTGAGAAATCAAAAAAACTTGTCATACCATCCCAGGACAATGTGAGATTTTATTGGATTTCGGAAGAAGCTGTTTCCAGAGTGTTAACTATTGGTGGTCAAGAACCAGCAGCACCACCAAAGTATTATGTTATCTAG
- a CDS encoding PIN domain-containing protein has protein sequence MGFDENDLWIAAIALQNNLTVVSSDSDFYEFNN, from the coding sequence TTGGGTTTTGATGAAAATGACCTTTGGATAGCTGCTATTGCGCTGCAAAATAATTTGACTGTTGTTTCAAGTGATAGTGATTTTTACGAATTCAACAACTGA
- a CDS encoding DUF2281 domain-containing protein has protein sequence MTTKDLLIQEIETLPPELLIEALDLIRSIKVSHAKKELEPVQQESIPLTDSTKSNSEQEQLTYRPASGRSILRHAGTWEGDDFEECLQLVYATRGQAKFDDENPFE, from the coding sequence ATGACTACTAAAGATTTATTAATTCAAGAAATAGAGACTTTACCACCGGAATTGCTAATAGAAGCACTCGATTTGATTCGTTCTATTAAGGTTAGTCATGCAAAAAAGGAGTTGGAACCAGTCCAGCAAGAATCTATCCCGTTAACTGATTCTACAAAATCGAACAGCGAGCAAGAGCAACTTACATACCGTCCTGCTTCCGGACGTTCTATCCTCCGACACGCAGGAACTTGGGAAGGTGATGATTTTGAGGAATGTCTTCAATTAGTATATGCTACCCGTGGTCAAGCTAAATTTGATGACGAAAACCCATTTGAATAA
- a CDS encoding NYN domain-containing protein, whose translation MKFDRAILITMSFSVGCIVTGTITEKPLLKGVGEVAAIAAISSKVLVKQNTSDTNKQEQLTEFKKENSCLQTQLQQTQNELNKLGKKFQTQDTRQRLNLSELQKLQHQQKIVLKTIAHLECKLASNEKTASIKPDSSTQNSKQTSSKPLTQSQESVTRVYIDGNNLNFALQGLLVELDYDALRIELTSFATCTTFKYYTGVLEPVTEGHKRFIAYLKRLRYEVVELPVLHRCDSNAFKTVGDDVKIAVDMIGEVKSGDQVILVSGDGDFIPAIEEVQRRGVKVTIVAKKGMLSEQLSQIADDVVLLDDIQYKIAKYRKLNVA comes from the coding sequence ATGAAATTTGATAGAGCAATTCTAATTACGATGAGTTTCTCGGTTGGATGTATTGTGACTGGTACTATCACAGAGAAACCTTTGCTGAAAGGAGTGGGTGAAGTGGCTGCGATCGCAGCTATTTCTTCTAAAGTACTTGTCAAACAAAATACCTCAGACACAAACAAGCAAGAACAATTGACTGAGTTTAAAAAAGAAAATTCTTGTCTGCAAACTCAACTTCAGCAGACACAGAACGAACTAAATAAATTGGGAAAAAAATTCCAAACTCAAGATACTCGTCAACGCCTTAACCTTTCTGAACTGCAAAAATTGCAGCATCAGCAAAAAATAGTCTTAAAAACAATCGCTCATCTCGAATGCAAGTTAGCCAGTAATGAGAAAACTGCTTCCATCAAACCCGATAGTTCTACTCAAAACTCAAAACAAACCTCTAGTAAACCCCTCACCCAATCTCAAGAATCAGTCACTCGTGTATATATAGATGGTAACAACTTAAATTTTGCCCTTCAGGGATTGCTAGTTGAGCTTGACTACGATGCGTTACGGATAGAACTCACTTCATTTGCTACTTGTACAACTTTTAAATATTATACAGGTGTTTTAGAACCTGTTACTGAAGGACACAAGCGGTTCATTGCTTATTTAAAACGTCTGCGTTATGAAGTGGTAGAACTCCCTGTCTTACACCGTTGTGATAGCAATGCTTTCAAAACTGTTGGTGATGATGTCAAAATTGCTGTAGACATGATTGGTGAAGTCAAAAGTGGAGATCAAGTGATTCTTGTCAGTGGAGATGGGGATTTTATTCCAGCTATTGAAGAAGTTCAACGTCGGGGTGTGAAAGTTACTATAGTTGCGAAAAAGGGGATGTTGAGTGAGCAACTTTCCCAAATAGCTGATGATGTTGTCTTGTTAGATGATATTCAATATAAAATCGCTAAGTATAGAAAGTTAAATGTGGCTTAG